Genomic DNA from Solanum dulcamara chromosome 4, daSolDulc1.2, whole genome shotgun sequence:
gaccctttttatgcttttatgcttttattgagccgagggtctcttggaaacagccgtcctactttggtaggagtaaggtactctaccctccccagaccccacgttgtgtgatttcactgggttgttgttgttgttgagtaaTATTTAAGTTCAGAGGAATTGACATCATATATACACATGATGTATGATCAGAGATAGTCCTGATTATAGGCATTTGTTTTAGAGAATTGACAATTCACACTAGTAAAGGCAATGCAAATGACTGATCAGATAGATTActgcagatctcaatcaagctGGAAAGTACCATACTGACATTACCTTGTTTAGATAATTCAACTGCGTGATGACACAGATTACTGCAACAGCTAGAAAAAACCAAGTCTGCGGATAGGCAATCTGACTAATTCCTTCCAACGTAAGTTTTATTGCAATTCCAATAGCCTTTATGCTGACAACCtgcaaatataataaattaatagaaAAGCTACAGAAACATCTTGATGGGCTAGGAAAGTGTTCACATCTGCAAAACTGCATCATGACTAAGAAGCATGTAGTGTAAAATTTCTACCGAAGGAATAAAGATGATGACTTGAAGTAGCCTAGAAGAAAACATAATTACCGTAAGTGCACCCATTAAGGAACATATTCCCAAATATACCAGCATGTTTGTCTGCCCATAACGAGGCTCAAAATGAAACATCAAAGCTACTACTGTGGATATTGTTGCTGCTACATAAATCACAAATGCTGCAGACAAAAGCAGAAGGAGAAATTCGTAATGAGCTCGcaagagagagaaaaatcatAATCTATAGCAAGATAAACAGGAAAAAAACACAAAGTCCAGACCTGGTTGAATTGCCAAAATCCAGATTTCTTGTACAGAAGTTGGCATATGCTCCTGAGGTGCATGTATAACAATTACCACAGATCCTACTATGCACAATATGCATCCCACCACACCTAATCGTTGTAATTGTTCCCTCAACATAAAGTGTGCCAAGACAGCACTAGTAAGATTCACCAAGGTAAGTTATCGACATATCAGCAGGAATTCCTTGTCAGAGTTTTAAGACAGCTCATAAGACTTCAAAATCTCACCTGATAATTATACTCAACGCACCAAGAGGGGTCACAAGAACTGCTGGAGCATAAATATAGGCCACAAAATTGGATACCTCCCCAACCATCACTGCATATCCAAATCCAAATGACATTAAGACCAACGCAATGCTAATGCATACCTATCCTGCATGAAGTTTACCCGTGGAGACAACTCATGATACACTTACTTGTAATCATGCCTGCCCACCATAGGGGTTCAAGCAAATAAGTATAGCCTCCAACTCCTGCAGTAAAGATTACAGTCATCAATAACTTTTAGTGTTTAAGCTATATGCACTGTCGGTGTATAAAATTCTTTACATCATCAGGTAAATTACCTACTATTGCAGGTTACCCATtcgtttcaatttttttcctcttcctaAAATTAAGCACTACAATTTACTTTCTCTCTCCTCCAAACCCTCCTTCCatgttttatttctttaactttcttTTTAATTCGTACGTATTTGATCTATTTAATGCAAACACTTAATACACTTTGAAATAATAACacgatattttatatataatatttgaagtTACATATGCTTCTCAACTAAACAgggaaaaaattgaaatttgtttATATAGCAATcacgaaaaaataaaaaaaaaatgtgttatAGTGAATCCTTAAAGCAAAAGAAACTCCTCAAGATCAACTATGGTTGAAAAGTTAAAGAACTATTCACAATGCCTAACGCATTTAATGATCACTTCACTGATAGTGACGATCttgttaaaaataatgaaaCCTAAAATTTTGATTAACGATATTAAAGGACAAATTATATTTACGCCAGAAAGAAAATAACATTACTTAATAATAAATTTGATTAGAGTATAACTAGGACTCTAATTGTTTTTTAGTATCTTTTCCTAAATCTTAATTTAAAAGTTATCTGATTGTCCTTTAATTTACCTGATGGTGTAAAGAATTTTATACACCAACAGTGCACAAAACTTAAACTCTAACTTTTAACCAGGTGAATTGAAGTTGACAGAGCATATAATGAGGAAAAAGGATACCAAATAACATGTTTCACGTTCTGCTGCCAATTAAAGTACTAAATGGCTAATTGACACGCTAGACTGCAGTCTGAAAAACAAAACAGCATAAGCTTTCAAGCATATGCTCAGGTACAAGTGCAGTCATAGATTACTCCATGTGAACTAGTACTTCATGGACAAAAGCTTCTGCTTTCACTGTAATGTCCAACCGGAAATGGTTCTTCTCATTTTATGTATTGATTGTCAATATCATGAATAAGAATAGAAGCTGTTCACACTGGCCTTGCAATAATTTAGTCAGCTAGAAAACTAGTATTTATCAATCCAAGGATTTCTAGACTTTACCATTTTCCTGTCCATATCCAAATAATGGATTTCTagattttctcttttcttttcaagTGTTCCATCCCCAACTTCATTTCTGTTTCCAACACATGCCTGAACAGTGTAACACCTGACTATTGAATCCACCATCGAAATGAGCAAAATCCTAGAAAACTTCGCTCTAATTGTATGTCAGTAGCACTGTTTAACAGACGGTGTCTACCAGCCcaattaaggaacaaagaactATACACCCTTAAAAAAAGATTGTCATGATCAATCAAAGTAGAACCAACATAAATACAACAAATTGAACAGAACAGTTTCCCCTATATTGAAGATACAATGTCCTAAACGTGCTTAGGAATTAAGTACTATATACAATAACCAAATAATTGAGAGGAAAATAATTTGCAGTTGATTGATATATCACACATAAAGCAGTTTCTCAACTCAATTCCACCCTTAACTGCTGGAATTTGAGCATCCACATGAGTACTATGTGAAGATATGACATTCAAGGTAtaactcaacctcaaaagtTAGCTCATGAGAGGAGGATTATCTAAGTACATATAACCAAATCACTAGTCCATTCCCCAACCAATGTAGGATTCTAGCCACTCTAACACCCCTATTCACGGTCAAGCTCAACTGGAGCATGGAGAGCCCAAATTGGAGTGAACCAGACTCTAATACCATACCATGTAAATGAACCTTGGACCTGACTCAACCCAAAAACTAGCTTAGGAGAGAAGATTGTCAAAGTCCATATAAGTCAATCACTAGTTCATTACCCAGTCAATGTGAGACTCTAACCCAGTCTAACATAGTGGACTTTAATCCAGGAGCAATTACAATATACACAAAATATGGAGATACTTCGATGGTTccaaataaatgaaaatatcaAGCAGACGAACAGATTGTACCATTTCAATCAGTAAATTGACTAATAAACCGAAGTTTAGATCTAACAGAAAGAGGTTTTGTATTTTCAGACCTGCTCGAGTGCCAGCAGCAGCAGCACGCTTGAGACCTTTCTTTTTCAAGATAAAACTCGTTCCAATAAACAAGCTTGAAACCATTGCTAGAACTAAACCCGTTGTGTTCTCCGAAAAACCCATCTTCTTACTTcctcaatatatatacatacacacaATCAAATAATCAATCAGGAAATATAATCGCTCCACTATACCTTCCTACTTCttctgtatgtatatatacagaCAATCGATCAAAAATGTAAACATATACAGAATCTGAAAGAATGTTTGTTCTACAAAATCTGAGCAAAATTCATACAACTGTATGTTGGGAAATGGGAGAGGGAGATCTGAAACAATTGAAGAACAAATTAAATTAAGTTTCAGAGAattctcttcctcttctcccTCCCCAAAAAACCAAAGTTATCTTTCGCTGTAAAGTTTCCGTGATATGGTCTTCCTTCTTCTTCGTAGTAGTCTACTGTGACACGGGGACTAGTTTTGTTACACGTGAAAAATGGAGCAAATTTAACGCCGTTAATATGAGCTTTGAGgctcttttggaaaatgttcAGATAACGGTAACGAGTCTAACGACTAGGAAGGTCACGTCAGTCGACAACGAAAAAGCGTGTGAGCTGTCACCCAACTGACCCTAATCAGTAATCAGGCTGCTGCATATTCCCTTTCTTCTCATAATTATGCTATTTTCACTATTTGTCTTAAAccaaattaatttttctttcttctcataATTATATTTGTCTTAAAccaaattaatttttctttcttctcataATTATATTTGTCttaaatcaaattaatttattaatacatatttttaaatggagtaacaaaatCTAAACGATGCCTAATTACGTTGACAAATTACGATGATGTGAATTAAGTTAGACTCTAACAATGTACACCTTCTCTGTTATGATTGTCAAGATGGACACCCAATTTTATGAGGTAGAATGAGAAAATTTAATAACATGATCAACATATctagtttttttatttaataatagtTGTCCACTAttaatttagaacatatttataaaaataataaataatagagataatattattatatagtcctttgaatatattaaatttgaatCTTTGAATAGTATTTAATAACAATGATAAAATGGAcacaaatgaataaaaaaatcattttccacGTTGGATAAATATTGTTGAACATCTACTTTTAgtatagtggacaagtaaaataaataaagagaatatcATAAGTTGATTATATACGTAAAACCACAAGtatcaaatataaaattaatctaGAAACAACTCAAAACATTGACAAAAGATAAGTTATAAGAAACAATGAACGTGTCTAAAAACTATTGTGCAATTAGAAAATCAGTTTTGCTATTCTCTAAAACAGTATATAAGAAAATACTGACacattttcatcaaaaaatagATGACATAAAACTAGCACTATATACAAAGTGTTGAACagtcataaataaattaaacatatatttCAGTTGCAAATTGATGAAGAGATGGCGATAGTAATAGTGATAGAAGTAAAattaaatcatacacatcatatTGAAGCAAAatagaattatatatatatataaatgtgttGCTTATTGTAATTCAACAGATTAAGAAATAGAATGCTCATTCACGAGAGTTAAAAGATGATGCACAAATCAGATGAAAATGTATGCACACTTGATGTTAAATTGATTAACTaactatattttaataataattaatactttGTGACGTAGTGTATTTACTGAACTGGCTAAAGACTTCCTTGATTACACATACATGTAAGATCCGACATGTGATTTGGAGTTTAACAATTGTTAAACTTGTTGTACCCGAATCTTCCATTTTTATTATGTCTGATTTTCAATGAGACGAAATAAGCACTATATTATTTAGACTAgtctttttataaaatgactttttagtttgatcaatgaataaaactctttattaacaaaaaaaaaaaacatgttttggtgCATAACCATCCTTACAAAGAAATAAGTGAAAAGGGTTAAATATACCcctctaattttatttattaattggtTTGTTCTTTGTTATATACTCCTATTATTCATCTATTTAAATTTCCGTTGTTACTAAACCTaacaaaaatatctttaacTTAACAAATTCACCCAAATCGATCTCAATTACTCAACTTATCCAATTCTCTTTTTTAACTTGATCTGACCCACTATAAGTGAAATTCTATTGCTTCTTAGTGAAATTGAGTGGCTAATTATGAAAGTCtattttgttcttcttcctcGACTAACTTGCAGTAAATCacatcaaattttcttcaagaagccccaaatttcatatatgaaCTCCCTAAGACGTTCTTAATCTTTTGCAATAGTGCTCACTTGAAATGTAGTTCGTTTTgcagaaactcaaaatttgaactCAAACTTCGAGCTTCATTAATGGCTGCTGTCAATTGAGTTTACTTGATTAGTTCTTTGAATCTTAAGCTCCAATCCAGTAGCTACTGCACTTAAAAATTCTTAACGGTAACTCTCAAGAGACGTACACAAGGAACAACTTGAAAAAAAGTTGAACCTCTATATTTGATTATTCAAAGAATAGAGGTAATTGAATCGATTTTCAATGGCATTTTTAGGGCTTCAATTCTACGCAATAATATTTTAATCACTTTCTCAAAAAGCAATAGTTCATCgagttatattattttaatagatCGAATcgtgttaaaagaagaaatcagATAAACTTTAAGTAAATCAAAAATTTGAGGTTGATTTGGGGGAATTCTTTAAATTAAGGTTAATGTTTATTAAGTTTAATAACatcgaaaatataaaataataaaacgaAAGAACAAAactaatcaataaataaaaataaaaagggcatACTTGACCCTTTTCGTAAGAAATAAAGAATATGACCCTGAACTTCTAGTGGAGCCAATAATGTTCTCCAAGGTCAAGGACCACCAGTTTCCACGAAAGATTGGAGCAAGAATTTTGAAGTGAACAACTATTATTCTCATGAGATATTGCACGAATCTAATAgcttttatttataaattatatgtttatattttttaaaatatacataaacAAATTCATTACAAACTCAAAAATTAAGGCGAATTATGTATTCACTTTGCCCACTTCCCAGTTACGAATGAATCCTTTAAAACACAGAATCCAATCATTTCAAATTGTGAAATGATGCTAGGACACATGGCCACTTGTATATGgtcttaaaaagaagaagaattaaattccctaaatgcaatttaaattcaATAGAAAATGCATAATGTATGGTGTTAGATATACagtaatatttatatatttattcagaGTAAAAGTCTTCAAATATAAacttatattttgaaaatatgaaaaagacaTGAAAAAATGCGACAGAAAGTAGAACTAGAAAGATTACAAGGTACAAACTCTTTAACTAGAGATGTTATATAATTGTGTTTGTTGGTCAcgttaataaaataaattggtaaataaatattaatttaaattaataaatgatgtatgttttataaaatataaagttttgaataatttttagaacttttcaAATATTAGAACTTGACACAAGTTCTAATCTTTTTTAGAATTTAAtttttgccaaatatatttatcattaGCAAATTATATGATCGAACACTGATTCacaaattttttcattttttttaccatAAAATATGTAATATTTTCTAAAGAAGCAAGTCAGCCCCTTTTTTACTTTCTAAACAAGTCAAATATACACTCTAGTTCGATACAAGAATTTGTATCTTTTTTAAACAAACAACGTCAATCTAGTATGTGTACATAATGTGTAATCTTTTTCTATGCCGTTTGTATACATTTTGCGAAGTTTCATACCCAAAGTTATGATGTAAATTGCCACGATTAATATTGGGAAAATAAACTTTTCCTGTTATTCTAATTAACGACACAAAAAGGGCCACCTTAATTAAAAGTACTACACTCTTCGGTGGTGCGCCTCATCCTGCAACTGTGGACCCTCACAATAATCACCGCGCATTTTGATCTATATAccacaaatttaaaatatcggAATCAGATTCAGGTCCACAAAAAGTAGGACCCACAAAAACTCTGCTCAAGAGAAACAAATTCAATCAACGCAAACCCCAGTCACAAGTCAGAGGCCTCTTGAACGGGCAAAAGAAAACAactaaataatgacttagttcaGCACAAGAGCAAGACTAGATAGGAGATTAAGAGAAAGCGTGATTTAGCAGGAAAtctattatcttatttaattgtaGACTTAAGATTAAACATAAACTGGTAGAAGCAAAACCAAAAGCGTGATTTAGCAGGAAAtctattatcttatttaattgtaGTCTTAAGATTAAACATAAACTGGTAGAAGCAAAACCACAACCAGATAAGATTAATCCTAATACATGACCCGACCCGAACCAAGTAAACAGTAAAGATAGGTTGAAATTAAAAACAAAGCCTAAAACGGCGACTCAAATATAGAAAAGACTGATAAAACTAGATCATCATCAACGTCCATAACATCATCATCAGATCTAGAGTTGACCGCAGTCGGCAATCACCACAGGCTTGCTGCACCTTCCAGAGCTAGATCCAACAGCCTCGGCCTTCTTGATCACATCCAAGCCTTCAACAACTTGTCCAAACACCACGTGCTTACCGTCCAGCCACTCAGTCTTAGCGGTACAGATGAAGAACTGAGAACCGTTGGTTC
This window encodes:
- the LOC129885345 gene encoding probable magnesium transporter NIPA6 isoform X1, translating into MGFSENTTGLVLAMVSSLFIGTSFILKKKGLKRAAAAGTRAGVGGYTYLLEPLWWAGMITMMVGEVSNFVAYIYAPAVLVTPLGALSIIISAVLAHFMLREQLQRLGVVGCILCIVGSVVIVIHAPQEHMPTSVQEIWILAIQPAFVIYVAATISTVVALMFHFEPRYGQTNMLVYLGICSLMGALTVVSIKAIGIAIKLTLEGISQIAYPQTWFFLAVAVICVITQLNYLNKALDTFNAAIVSPIYYVMFTTLTIIASAIMFKDWAGQDASGIVSEICGFITVLSGTIVLHLTREQEPANPPGNISWYDEEDIKVMEDGHYIMLNDSNYFH
- the LOC129885345 gene encoding probable magnesium transporter NIPA6 isoform X2, which encodes MITMMVGEVSNFVAYIYAPAVLVTPLGALSIIISAVLAHFMLREQLQRLGVVGCILCIVGSVVIVIHAPQEHMPTSVQEIWILAIQPAFVIYVAATISTVVALMFHFEPRYGQTNMLVYLGICSLMGALTVVSIKAIGIAIKLTLEGISQIAYPQTWFFLAVAVICVITQLNYLNKALDTFNAAIVSPIYYVMFTTLTIIASAIMFKDWAGQDASGIVSEICGFITVLSGTIVLHLTREQEPANPPGNISWYDEEDIKVMEDGHYIMLNDSNYFH